The Dioscorea cayenensis subsp. rotundata cultivar TDr96_F1 chromosome 18, TDr96_F1_v2_PseudoChromosome.rev07_lg8_w22 25.fasta, whole genome shotgun sequence genome includes the window GAAAAAGTACACAGAAGCTATAGTCACAAGTGGAAAACAGTGGAACCCATCATTCTATAATCAAGTGTGTCATTGCATGCATGTTTAGAAACGCATGACAGAAGAACACtaatacaagaaacaaagagaaagatgaAAAATCCTCATGAAATGGttaatggttgttgttgttattgttgttgttgttgttgttgttgttgttgttattgcaataattcaataattcaaaatgGTAGGTTATTAGGTTGGAGAGGTAGGGAGCTGTTGAAGCATATGGAATTGATGAAGAGTAGCATATTTCCAAACACAATATTCTCTAGTTTGTCTCCTCTGATAGGCCCCCCACCTTCTTTGCCTGCCAGATTATGTGGAATTGTATGTGTTCAGGTGTTGGATATCATTGTTTTTTAGAATCATATCTTGATTCCAAGTCCCAGCACATCCCTTCATGCTCCCTTCTTGCCTATCTCTTTTTCCCCCATTCTATCTATCTCTTTTTATCCATACGTATATCTATACATGTACATACATACGTTGATACGTATGCATGcatgaaattaattatcttagttatatatattacgTACGTAcagttttaataatttattagttttgaagtgatttgcatgcatgcatgttatgtgcatggatgaaagaataataatatatatatatatatatagatatagatatagatatagatatagatatagatatagatatacatGGGATGGGAAGAAGACAAGGAAAGATACAAGGAAGGAGAAAAGATTAATACAAAGAAAGGGGAAGGAGATGAGTTGAGGGTTCCTCATCTTTTCCTACTTTGCCACAACTTTGCACTGGGTCTGATCACACAGAAATAATCTCTTTATTGTTGACAAGTCCTTTTTGGGATGAGCCACCAATCCATGTGCTCCCATCAACCTCACTCGTGGTGGTGGATCATATCACatgaaagacaaaaaaaatgaaacaaaaagtgATAGGGAAAAAGCATTGCATATGTGTTAGACTCTTGtacatagagagagagagagagagagagagagagagagaaaagagtcAATTAGATTTATGAGTTGTGTGGTGAGTGGTAGCATGTCACACTAAAAAGAGTTGGATAAGAAAAGGGTTCTATTACAACACAAAAGCATTGTCCTCTTGTTGCCAGAGAGACAATTGGAGGTGCTTTTGCTCCATGAGATGATCAAAAAGAAGAatatattaaaaggaaaaaaaaaagcaacaagtatCTAAACATCAACTCTTTTTTTACTCTCCAtgatattacatatatatatatatattaatcaattaaatttgtttttttaaagatatataacAATTAAGTAGTAGCTAATTAAGTGAGACCAGAAATAAAAGAGAGCACCATAACACATGCAAACACACCATGTGGAAGCACTGGCCATAAAATGCTAAAGTCAAAATAATGGAATCTTTGGTATGAAGGTCCTTTTTCTAAAAGAACTTGCGCCATGTTGTGTCACTAAGTTTGATAGCTTCCAATTCACTTAACAACATTGAGTTTGAGGGACTGATATGGTGACTAGGTACCTACCCACactctttcctttttatttatgggCCCATATATATCATCTCTCTTTCTTCATACTCATTTCAATCTCTCTAAACTCCTAATTACTtcattccttttctttctttctttcttcttctgcCTCCCTCTTATCATGTCATatctttttctctaatttttgcCGACTTGCATTAACCATAATTTTCATCGTCATTTTCATCGTCCAAGACATGCATCATACattatttacatataattttttttaaaaaaaaataatgatttttttttaatataaaattttatgaaaacttttttctatcttttgggCTTCGACCGATTCATGGGCAACTTTTTTAAAGCCCAATGGGCTTGGTCACAACCACTTAGTCTACTTTAGGGCCCATCATTAGTGAATTGTTGGGCAGGACCCAATTAAGAGTGGGCCATCAATCATTGAATATTCATTAtcaagaaaaaaagggaaaaaataaaaataaaaattcgaaACCTTCCATTTTCGAAAATACCTTAcgttttattatgttatttaaattttttatttttttactttatttctacAAATACATAGAAAATATTCTACAAAAATGATTGGCAAGCTATTACAATAACTAGAATACAATCGCCAAAGAGTAACAAgttataacaaattattaaatataatatgagtaaaatattattttatttaaagatgAACGAGCATattatagacaaaaaaaaaagaaagtagaaTGGTGCAAATGCAAGATGAATGAGAAGTGATTTTGTTGacaaattcttataaaaaaaagcaaaaaataatgtGGACAtattataagaataaataaataaattattctacATTTATcgttaaacaataacaacaacaataatagtaataatctCCAAAATTTACACTAAGGGGAGAGGCAAGTGAGAAAAAgtaattattaggtttttttactttaattaattttagaaaaaccttaaagataaaataaacaacCAGTAGATGATAATAagcatttttgaaaatttaattaaataaaatgatgttTGGTGGCAAACAACCAATTAAAAGCCAGTCATCAACATGCATCTTAACATGTGCTTATAAGGGTGAGTGCAATGCACAAGCCACCAACAAACtaaattataatgtttaaaCTAATCcaataatcatttgttttttttctctaaattgaTCACCAAACCttgataaaatatatgaattgatTCTCTTTGTACATATTGATATATAATGAggccttttattttttttaaactccaaACGTTTGGCAATCTCCATGATCAAATACATGAACCAAGGTGATTAAGAAGTACTAATCAGCATGTCATTATATTGTTAATTATGATTActcttataaatatataattatgtatacaAGTTTTGGTTAGATGCACGGACTAAGATGGGTTGGCAAATTGGTTGACTATGACGTGGCTTAAATGATCATTATTTCCATACCCACATTAATTAATGGGGGCCTTCTTCATAAGCACCTTTTAATCTTATATCTTGGAAAACTTTATTAGATAGCTTAAACATATATTACATGCATAGACTCATTCATTGTTTAGAATGCTTTTGACTCATTTTAGAGCCGCatatatatctaaattatttgttttcattctttttatttttataatttaataaattatggttaGCTATAGAACCTCATAAATAGACAAATCACATAATATTTTGATCATACATTGAGaatttcttaaaaaagaaaacaacataaaaaattaattaaaagtaattaaGTCTCAAAGGGGTGGAATTAACTAGATTAAAAAGAAGTGGGTAGTAAAAAGTTATTTCAAAAGGACAAAGTTccacttatttatattttattatccaTCATTCGTATTttgatattaagaaaaaaaattgagtatttagaagattatcaatatttaaagcAAATGATAGATTCCAAAAagtaggaatttttttttttaattaaaattaacctTTATGAAACACACTATTCATGGATGTATTATATAGGTTGTTAAcatttaaaaagatattattGCTTGAGTAGGAATATGTATTTTTGAGTCCTTTAATTAAGTGTTaaccaaataaagaaacaacatGCACAGAAGGAAATTAACAAGGTGTTATGGCTGTGAGTGTCTCATAATAGTTTACAATATCACCACAGATGATCTTATAGACACACATGTACActcattataaattatatacatatataataaatgcaTATACATGCATGGGGTACGTGaataagataaaaagaaagcaatgaaagatatatatgaaatatatataagaggtAGGCATGGGTCTCATTTGAGGTATCAAGTtataaacacaaaaacacaGACACATATATACAGTGAAGACCATGCCAACAAGAAGCCATGTGCAAAGGAAAAACAAGGGACTCAAAAGGCATTAGGGCAGGGTCAGTGCTTGCAAGGATAGGGCAAGAGATGAGGttcaaagaaaagaacaagGGATGGTCTTGTaatttctctatttctctgtATATGACCTGTCTCCATTTCCCTATGCTCATGCTGAATTATTGGATAAAAACCCTACTACAGCTCATCCTCAACTTAGTTTTTATTATCACTCCAAAGAGAACCTTAATTAATGGATCTCTTCCATACTTCCCTTTCACATGACCTAACAAGAGAATGTCCTTATTTTTCAGCACAAAGAATATGTGGATGAGAGAGTTTAGGGTCAGTTCATGAATCATGAGTATAGTTTTTCACTcactgtctctctctctctcccccatCTTCCAACATGTGCATGCACACATCATGCATCTCTGTTATTCAAACATTTACTAACTTactacaaatatatacatatatatatatatatatatatatcactcttTTGACCTAACCCTAATTCACTGTTGTtactgcatgcatgcatggaattTAACTAGAGTACTACATGGGTGTGGTGGTCCTTTAAAGCATTATATAAGAAGACCAACTATGTAGTCATGTTTGGAAACTAATTCATATATGCTGTAATGGAGGTGTTCAAGGAATGTATGCGCAACCATGCGGCAAACCTCGGTACATATGCCGCAGACGGATGTCTAGAGTACACCGCCGATGAGTCTAGGCCTGGAGGTTACCGATGCGCAGCGTGTGGCTGTCACCGCAACTTTCACCGGAAAATCATGATGGATAGCATTAATGAAGGGGCTGCCTATAGTCTGCCAGCGGCCGAGGACCGAACAGAGGGACGGCGAAGGCCAAGGACCAAGTTTTCATCTGAGCAGAAGGTTAGGATGGCAAGGTTTGCAGAGAAGATTGGATGGAGGTTGCAAAAGAGGGATAGTGATGAAGGTGATGAGATCATGAAGTTTTGCAAAGAGATTGGAGTTAGTAGGCAAGTCTTTAAGGTTTGGATGCATAATCATAAGAATAGTTCTGCTTCTTCATCTACAAATAACTCTAATGttgctgcttcttcttcaaaaaaTATGGATCATTGTGATGCCATGGAGAGTCCCTCTATCAGAGACTAAGTAGTTGGTAGctatattgaatattcatgCTTGTTGTCTTTAATCAGAGAGAGTGAAGAAGTGATGCAAACTTTTATAGTCATATATATGATCAATAATTAATGtatctttgtgtttcttttagCATTGCATGTATTGCGCGCATCTACCGTAGGATGACACTAGTactgttgatatatatatatatatatttatatgtatgtatcaaTGGTGATCTTGATTTTTGTTTGCTAAGAAGGTGTGGTGTGATAGTTGTGAGAAAAACATATGTGGGGGTCCATGGACCATGATTAAGTACATTTGTATTGAAGTCAAAAGAAGGAAGGATTTCAACTAGAAAAAGAGGCGTGAACATTGAGACAgcacacatgcatgcatgccttTTTTTCgagtgtatatatacatgtattggcacatttttttttttctcctcctcCATGttgataaatatatcaaatacaaAGGTAGCCTAACTTTAGATGAACAATTCAACAATAATGGGCATAAAtttcaaccaaaaaataaaataaaataaataatagccacACTTGAGTTAATTGAATAATGCGTTTTCATCGTGGATACAAACATGCATGTAAATTGTCATATATtgatatcatttaatttaaactATTAGTTGCCataaaaatccacaagaatCTACTCAAAGATTTGATTGATGCTAGAAATTAACatgaggttttcatggattgaaatgattgataaatataaagttgaAATAGCTGCCAACTTCTTTCCCAacatattctttttaatttttccatttttatcttCTATCACTAgtcaaatagagaagaaaacaagccaaaaaaaaaaaaatcatgatttgatgatgaattaCATCACTgatgcataataataataatacaattaattaacGACATGCTTTAATTGGAAATTAGGAGGTACTAAATTTGATACATGAATTTAATGATCAGTGCAAGTGGCAAAATTCAGTTTTGCTTTTGGTCATCTTTTTTTATAGTTTGCACATGTTTTATCATTTATGATTATTGATGTTTTGTTATTCATGATTGTTATGTCAACCCAACTCTTGCAAGTGGGAAGAAGAAGCTTA containing:
- the LOC120282586 gene encoding zinc-finger homeodomain protein 11-like, producing MEVFKECMRNHAANLGTYAADGCLEYTADESRPGGYRCAACGCHRNFHRKIMMDSINEGAAYSLPAAEDRTEGRRRPRTKFSSEQKVRMARFAEKIGWRLQKRDSDEGDEIMKFCKEIGVSRQVFKVWMHNHKNSSASSSTNNSNVAASSSKNMDHCDAMESPSIRD